In one window of Tolypothrix sp. NIES-4075 DNA:
- a CDS encoding plasmid mobilization protein has translation MQTPSQKKKKKALSTTDKTTTSKRTIRHPVSFSQLESEKIKQYAFNSKLSISEYLRRAGLRRKITTPLLKEQWQFYNQLAQLKSIANQLKQSFTVAADNNDIGNLVEQLEQLHSDMWTTTQQLLDIDRDVDDETDAL, from the coding sequence ATGCAAACTCCTAGTCAGAAAAAGAAAAAGAAAGCTTTATCTACAACCGACAAAACTACTACAAGTAAAAGAACCATTCGTCATCCAGTGAGCTTTTCGCAACTTGAAAGCGAAAAAATCAAGCAATATGCCTTTAATAGCAAATTATCTATATCCGAATATCTGCGTCGTGCAGGATTAAGACGAAAAATAACCACTCCATTATTAAAAGAACAGTGGCAATTTTATAACCAATTAGCACAATTGAAATCAATTGCCAACCAACTTAAACAAAGTTTTACAGTAGCAGCAGACAATAACGATATTGGCAATCTTGTCGAACAACTCGAACAACTGCACTCGGATATGTGGACAACTACACAGCAATTGTTAGATATCGATAGAGATGTGGATGATGAAACTGATGCTTTATAA